Proteins encoded together in one Canis aureus isolate CA01 chromosome 21, VMU_Caureus_v.1.0, whole genome shotgun sequence window:
- the LOC144293270 gene encoding olfactory receptor 4C11-like, which translates to MVMNSTVNEFILFGLTQDPRKQKAVFGVFLMFYLATLLGNFLIVVTIKRSRTLGSPMYFFLFYLSFTDACLSTTIAPRLIVDAISQRKTISYNECMTQVFSAHFFGCMEIFVLILMAFDRYVAICKPLRYTTIMNRHVCSVLVILGWVGSCIHSSAQIFLASRLPFCGPNVIDHYFCDLQPLLKLACMDTYVINLLVVSNSGAICTVSFIILLISYVIILYSLRNYSAEGRRKALSTCTSHFIVVVLFFGPCIFMYTRPATTFPVDKVVAVFYTFGTPLLNPLIYTLRNAEVKNAMKNLWCSKV; encoded by the coding sequence ATGGTGATGAATAGCACTGTGAATGAATTCATTCTGTTTGGCTTGACACAGGAtccaagaaaacagaaagcagTATTTGGGGTCTTCTTGATGTTTTACCTTGCCACACTGTTGGGAAACTTTCTCATTGTAGTGACTATTAAAAGAAGCAGGACCCTTGGGAgtcccatgtacttcttcctatTTTACCTGTCTTTTACTGATGCTTGCCTCTCTACAACCATTGCCCCCAGATTGATTGTGGATGCCATTTCTCAGAGGAAGACCATTTCCTACAATGAGTGCATGACTCAAGTCTTTTCAGCCCACTTCTTTGGATGCATGGAAATCTTCGTGCTGATCCTCATGGCTTTTGATCGCTATGTAGCCATTTGTAAGCCCTTGCGATACACAACCATCATGAACAGGCATGTCTGCAGTGTGCTGGTGATTCTGGGTTGGGTGGGATCCTGTATCCACTCTTCAGCACAAATTTTCCTGGCTTCGAGATTGCCTTTCTGTGGTCCCAATGTGATTGATCACTATTTCTGTGACTTGCAGCCCTTGTTGAAACTTGCTTGCATGGACACTTATGTAATAAATTTGCTAGTTGTTTCTAACAGTGGAGCCATATGCACGGTGAGTTTCATAATTCTGCTTATCTCCTATGTTATCATCTTGTACTCTCTGAGAAACTACAGTGCAGAAGGAAGGCGAAAAGCCCTTTCGACCTGCACCTCCCATTTTATTGTGGTTGTCCTATTTTTTGGCCCATGTATATTCATGTATACACGCCCGGCAACCACATTTCCAGTAGACAAGGTGGTGGCAGTGTTTTATACCTTTGGGACACCCTTGCTGAACCCTCTGATCTATACACTGAGGAATGCGGAAGtgaaaaatgccatgaaaaaTTTATGGTGTAGCAAAGTGTGA